A part of Astatotilapia calliptera chromosome 15, fAstCal1.2, whole genome shotgun sequence genomic DNA contains:
- the arf6a gene encoding ADP-ribosylation factor 6a produces the protein MGKMLSKIFGNKEMRILMLGLDAAGKTTILYKLKLGQSVTTIPTVGFNVETVTYKNVKFNVWDVGGQDKIRPLWRHYYTGTQGLIFVVDCADRDRIDEARQELHRIINDREMRDAIILIFANKQDLPDAMKPHEIQEKLGLTRIRDRNWYVQPSCATTGDGLYEGLTWLTSNYKS, from the coding sequence ATGGGGAAAATGCTTTCAAAGATCTTTGGCAACAAGGAGATGAGAATATTGATGCTTGGACTTGATGCTGCTGGGAAAACTACCATCCTGTACAAGCTGAAGCTGGGACAGTCAGTCACCACCATCCCCACTGTTGGTTTCAATGTGGAGACTGTCACCTATAAGAATGTGAAGTTCAATGTGTGGGACGTGGGGGGACAAGATAAGATCAGGCCGCTCTGGAGACATTACTACACGGGCACCCAGGGGCTCATTTTTGTGGTGGACTGTGCCGACAGGGATAGGATCGACGAGGCGAGGCAGGAGCTCCACCGCATCATCAACGACCGGGAGATGCGGGACGCCATCATCCTCATCTTCGCCAACAAGCAGGACCTCCCAGATGCCATGAAACCACACGAGATCCAGGAGAAGCTGGGCCTGACGCGGATCAGAGATAGGAATTGGTACGTTCAGCCTTCGTGTGCGACGACAGGGGACGGACTCTA
- the prpf39 gene encoding pre-mRNA-processing factor 39 isoform X2, whose amino-acid sequence MLDTESPAMESNGDAFLPDLPVVGQATDWSVDQVAPEPLSNVLPEDSDVSQDAMGQEQQPGQQMNSTDLGSVEKAVEQFQLANAQLFQEHPPPPPPPPPPPQPTEDAQQATEPVGSEPCSQDMNIESESIGQTDSQDGTEATQVAEDGMELEDPSKETTEEAAVPTDPELPSEFEKLFKGVEENPEDFNAWVYLLQYVEQENVLTAVRKAFDVFFLRYPYCYGYWKKYADIEKKHGNVQVAEEVYRRGLQVIPLSVDLWIHYLTFIKENSDPNDPETEGRIRASYEHAVLAAGTDFRSDRLWESFINWETEQQKLGNVTAIYDRILGIPTQLYSQHFQRFKDHVQTNHPRHFLSEEEFVQLRLELSKASLSGMVGDSGESQVAQEELPPGTEDLADPAKRVTEIENMRHKVIEVRQEVFNHNEHEVSKRWAFEEGIKRPYFHVKALEKTQLNNWKEYLEFEIENGTPERVVVLFERCLIACALYEEFWIKYAKYLEGYSTEGVRHVYKKACTVHLPKKPAIHLLWAAFEEQQGSIEEAQSILKSLEASIPGLAMVRLRRVSLERRHGNLEEAEALLREAMESAKNATETSFYAVKLARQLMKVQRSLGKARKVLLDAIEKDQTSPKLYLNLLELEYNRDVTQNEAEILACFDRALNSPMPLESRLLFAQRKVEFLEDFGSDINALVAAYEEQQKLQKENESTKRKAENGSQEPDAKRQRVDDGSGAVANMTDMQANASAYNYNWYQQQYGGWGQNSWGQYNQYAQYNQYYPPPST is encoded by the exons ATGCTGGATACTGAGTCCCCTGCCATGGAGAGCAATGGGGATGCCTTTCTTCCAGACCTTCCTGTCGTAGGCCAAGCGACTGACTGGTCAGTAGACCAGGTTGCTCCAGAGCCTCTCTCCAATGTCTTGCCTGAGGATTCAGATGTGTCTCAGGATGCCATGGGACAAGAGCAACAACCGGGTCAGCAAATGAATTCCACAGATCTGGGATCTGTGGAGAAGGCTGTGGAACAATTTCAACTTGCCAATGCTCAGCTCTTCCAAGAACACCCACCTCCACCAccgccacctcctccccctccacaGCCCACAGAAGATGCACAGCAAGCAACAGAACCTGTAGGGTCTGAGCCTTGCAGCCAGGACATGAATATTGAGTCTGAATCCATTGGACAGACTGACAGTCAAG ATGGGACAGAGGCTACACAGGTGGCAGAGGATGGCATGGAGCTAGAAGACCcatccaaagaaacaacagaagaagcagctgttccTACAGATCCTGAACTGCCCTCAGAGTTTGAAAAGCTTTTTAAGGGAGTTGAGGAAAACCCAGAAGATTTCAATGCGTGGGTCTATCTGCTGCAGTATGTAGAACAAGAG AATGTCCTTACAGCAGTGAGGAAGgcatttgatgtgtttttcctACGTTACCCCTACTGCTATGGCTACTGGAAGAAGTATGCAGATATTGAGAAAAAGCATGGCAATGTACAAGTTGCAGAAGAA gtGTACAGAAGAGGTTTGCAGGTCATCCCTCTCAGTGTCGACCTGTGGATCCACTATTTGACCTTCATCAAAGAGAATTCTGATCCTAATGACCCAGAGACTGAGGGGCGCATTCGAGC CTCCTATGAGCATGCAGTGCTTGCAGCAGGCACTGACTTTCGCTCAGACCGTTTGTGGGAATCCTTCATAAACTGGGAGACAGAGCAGCAGAAGTTGGGTAACGTCACCGCCATCTATGACCGCATCTTGGGCATTCCAACCCAGCTGTATTCCCAGCACTTCCAGAG gttcAAAGACCATGTGCAGACTAATCACCCCAGGCACTTCTTGTCAGAAGAGGAGTTTGTCCAGCTAAGGCTCGAGCTCTCTAAAGCCAGCCTGTCGGGAATGGTTGGTGACAGTGGAGAGTCACAAGTTGCTCAGGAGGAGCTTCCACCTGGTACAGAGGATCTTGCGGATCCTGCTAAG agAGTGACGGAGATTGAGAACATGCGCCACAAGGTGATTGAGGTGCGGCAGGAAGTTTTCAACCACAATGAACACGAAGTCAGCAAGCGCTGGGCCTTTGAAGAAGGG atTAAGAGACCGTACTTCCACGTCAAAGCCTTGGAGAAGACTCAACTGAACAACTGGAAGGAGTACTTGGAGTTCGAAATTGAGAATGGGACTCCGGAGCGTGTGGTGGTTCTCTTCGAAAGATGCCTCATCGCCTGCGCTCTCTATGAGGAGTTTTGGATCAAG TATGCAAAATATCTAGAGGGATACAGCACTGAGGGTGTGAGACATGTCTACAAGAAGGCGTGTACCGTCCATCTGCCCAAGAAACCAGCCATCCACCTGCTGTGGGCAGCCTTTGAGGAGCAGCAGG GCAGCATAGAGGAGGCTCAGAGCATCCTGAAGTCCCTGGAGGCATCGATCCCAGGTCTCGCCATGGTGCGCCTTCGGAGGGTCAGCCTGGAGCGTCGCCACGGAAACTTGGAGGAAGCTGAGGCGCTGTTGAGGGAGGCGATGGAGTCTGCGAAGAATGCTACTGAGACATCGTTCTATGCTGTGAAGCTGGCCAGGCAGCTGATGAAGGTGCAGAGGAGTCTGGGCAAGGCGAGGAAGGTGCTTCTGGATGCTATTGAAAAAGACCAG ACGAGTCCAAAACTGTATCTAAACCTGCTTGAGCTGGAATACAATCGAGATGTGACCCAGAATGAGGCAGAGATCTTGGCTTGTTTTGACCGAGCCCTGAATAGCCCAATGCCTCTTGAATCACGACTCCTCTTTGCCCAGCGCAAAGTCGAGTTTCTTGAAGACTTTGGCAGCGATATTAATGC CCTTGTTGCTGCCTATGAAGAACAACAGaaactacaaaaagaaaatgaatcgACAAAGAGGAAGGCCGAGAACGG CTCTCAGGAACCTGATGCTAAGAGGCAGCGTGTGGATGACGGCTCTGGTGCTGTAGCAAACATGACTGACATGCAGGCAAATGCCTCTGCCTACAACTATAACTGGTACCAG CAACAGTACGGTGGTTGGGGACAAAACTCCTGGGGGCAATACAACCAGTATGCCCAGTATAACCAGTACTACCCCCCTCCTTCTACATGA
- the prpf39 gene encoding pre-mRNA-processing factor 39 isoform X1, whose protein sequence is MLDTESPAMESNGDAFLPDLPVVGQATDWSVDQVAPEPLSNVLPEDSDVSQDAMGQEQQPGQQMNSTDLGSVEKAVEQFQLANAQLFQEHPPPPPPPPPPPQPTEDAQQATEPVGSEPCSQDMNIESESIGQTDSQDGTEATQVAEDGMELEDPSKETTEEAAVPTDPELPSEFEKLFKGVEENPEDFNAWVYLLQYVEQENVLTAVRKAFDVFFLRYPYCYGYWKKYADIEKKHGNVQVAEEVYRRGLQVIPLSVDLWIHYLTFIKENSDPNDPETEGRIRASYEHAVLAAGTDFRSDRLWESFINWETEQQKLGNVTAIYDRILGIPTQLYSQHFQRFKDHVQTNHPRHFLSEEEFVQLRLELSKASLSGMVGDSGESQVAQEELPPGTEDLADPAKRVTEIENMRHKVIEVRQEVFNHNEHEVSKRWAFEEGIKRPYFHVKALEKTQLNNWKEYLEFEIENGTPERVVVLFERCLIACALYEEFWIKYAKYLEGYSTEGVRHVYKKACTVHLPKKPAIHLLWAAFEEQQGSIEEAQSILKSLEASIPGLAMVRLRRVSLERRHGNLEEAEALLREAMESAKNATETSFYAVKLARQLMKVQRSLGKARKVLLDAIEKDQTSPKLYLNLLELEYNRDVTQNEAEILACFDRALNSPMPLESRLLFAQRKVEFLEDFGSDINALVAAYEEQQKLQKENESTKRKAENGYDSSQEPDAKRQRVDDGSGAVANMTDMQANASAYNYNWYQQQYGGWGQNSWGQYNQYAQYNQYYPPPST, encoded by the exons ATGCTGGATACTGAGTCCCCTGCCATGGAGAGCAATGGGGATGCCTTTCTTCCAGACCTTCCTGTCGTAGGCCAAGCGACTGACTGGTCAGTAGACCAGGTTGCTCCAGAGCCTCTCTCCAATGTCTTGCCTGAGGATTCAGATGTGTCTCAGGATGCCATGGGACAAGAGCAACAACCGGGTCAGCAAATGAATTCCACAGATCTGGGATCTGTGGAGAAGGCTGTGGAACAATTTCAACTTGCCAATGCTCAGCTCTTCCAAGAACACCCACCTCCACCAccgccacctcctccccctccacaGCCCACAGAAGATGCACAGCAAGCAACAGAACCTGTAGGGTCTGAGCCTTGCAGCCAGGACATGAATATTGAGTCTGAATCCATTGGACAGACTGACAGTCAAG ATGGGACAGAGGCTACACAGGTGGCAGAGGATGGCATGGAGCTAGAAGACCcatccaaagaaacaacagaagaagcagctgttccTACAGATCCTGAACTGCCCTCAGAGTTTGAAAAGCTTTTTAAGGGAGTTGAGGAAAACCCAGAAGATTTCAATGCGTGGGTCTATCTGCTGCAGTATGTAGAACAAGAG AATGTCCTTACAGCAGTGAGGAAGgcatttgatgtgtttttcctACGTTACCCCTACTGCTATGGCTACTGGAAGAAGTATGCAGATATTGAGAAAAAGCATGGCAATGTACAAGTTGCAGAAGAA gtGTACAGAAGAGGTTTGCAGGTCATCCCTCTCAGTGTCGACCTGTGGATCCACTATTTGACCTTCATCAAAGAGAATTCTGATCCTAATGACCCAGAGACTGAGGGGCGCATTCGAGC CTCCTATGAGCATGCAGTGCTTGCAGCAGGCACTGACTTTCGCTCAGACCGTTTGTGGGAATCCTTCATAAACTGGGAGACAGAGCAGCAGAAGTTGGGTAACGTCACCGCCATCTATGACCGCATCTTGGGCATTCCAACCCAGCTGTATTCCCAGCACTTCCAGAG gttcAAAGACCATGTGCAGACTAATCACCCCAGGCACTTCTTGTCAGAAGAGGAGTTTGTCCAGCTAAGGCTCGAGCTCTCTAAAGCCAGCCTGTCGGGAATGGTTGGTGACAGTGGAGAGTCACAAGTTGCTCAGGAGGAGCTTCCACCTGGTACAGAGGATCTTGCGGATCCTGCTAAG agAGTGACGGAGATTGAGAACATGCGCCACAAGGTGATTGAGGTGCGGCAGGAAGTTTTCAACCACAATGAACACGAAGTCAGCAAGCGCTGGGCCTTTGAAGAAGGG atTAAGAGACCGTACTTCCACGTCAAAGCCTTGGAGAAGACTCAACTGAACAACTGGAAGGAGTACTTGGAGTTCGAAATTGAGAATGGGACTCCGGAGCGTGTGGTGGTTCTCTTCGAAAGATGCCTCATCGCCTGCGCTCTCTATGAGGAGTTTTGGATCAAG TATGCAAAATATCTAGAGGGATACAGCACTGAGGGTGTGAGACATGTCTACAAGAAGGCGTGTACCGTCCATCTGCCCAAGAAACCAGCCATCCACCTGCTGTGGGCAGCCTTTGAGGAGCAGCAGG GCAGCATAGAGGAGGCTCAGAGCATCCTGAAGTCCCTGGAGGCATCGATCCCAGGTCTCGCCATGGTGCGCCTTCGGAGGGTCAGCCTGGAGCGTCGCCACGGAAACTTGGAGGAAGCTGAGGCGCTGTTGAGGGAGGCGATGGAGTCTGCGAAGAATGCTACTGAGACATCGTTCTATGCTGTGAAGCTGGCCAGGCAGCTGATGAAGGTGCAGAGGAGTCTGGGCAAGGCGAGGAAGGTGCTTCTGGATGCTATTGAAAAAGACCAG ACGAGTCCAAAACTGTATCTAAACCTGCTTGAGCTGGAATACAATCGAGATGTGACCCAGAATGAGGCAGAGATCTTGGCTTGTTTTGACCGAGCCCTGAATAGCCCAATGCCTCTTGAATCACGACTCCTCTTTGCCCAGCGCAAAGTCGAGTTTCTTGAAGACTTTGGCAGCGATATTAATGC CCTTGTTGCTGCCTATGAAGAACAACAGaaactacaaaaagaaaatgaatcgACAAAGAGGAAGGCCGAGAACGGGTATGACAG CTCTCAGGAACCTGATGCTAAGAGGCAGCGTGTGGATGACGGCTCTGGTGCTGTAGCAAACATGACTGACATGCAGGCAAATGCCTCTGCCTACAACTATAACTGGTACCAG CAACAGTACGGTGGTTGGGGACAAAACTCCTGGGGGCAATACAACCAGTATGCCCAGTATAACCAGTACTACCCCCCTCCTTCTACATGA
- the faua gene encoding FAU ubiquitin like and ribosomal protein S30 fusion a — MQLFLRGQNTHTLEVTGEETVGQIKAHVQALEGLLVEDQVLLLAGCPLENDASLVSCGVSEHCTLEVAGRLLGGKVHGSLARAGKVRGQTPKVDKQEKKKKKTGRAKRRIQYNRRFVNVVPTFGKKKGPNANS; from the exons ATGCAGCTTTTCTTACGTGGCCAGAACACTCACACCCTTGAGGTGACTGGAGAGGAGACTGTCGGCCAGATCAAG GCTCATGTCCAGGCTCTGGAAGGTCTCCTGGTTGAGGATCAGGTGCTGCTGCTTGCTGGGTGCCCTCTGGAGAATGATGCCTCTCTGGTGTCTTGCGGTGTCTCCGAGCACTGCACCCTGGAGGTAGCTGGCAGACTTCTGGGAG GTAAGGTTCACGGCTCTCTGGCCCGTGCTGGAAAAGTGCGGGGACAGACTCCCAAA GTTGATaagcaggagaagaagaagaagaagactggCCGTGCTAAGCGCCGCATCCAGTACAACAGGCGCTTTGTGAATGTCGTTCCCACCTTCGGAAAGAAGAAGGGACCCAATGCCAACTCTTAA
- the fkbp3 gene encoding peptidyl-prolyl cis-trans isomerase FKBP3: MAAEPTREWSDEQLKSDDLSKKDIIKFLQDNAAHSFLNEHKLLGNIKNVAKTAKKEQLIIAYDQLFESKRFKGTEAVEEVTEKVKAVKVEEKPKDVKTEVVDEGPPKYTKSVLKKGDKTNFPKKGDTVSCWYTGTLEDGTVFDTNVPTGAKKKKQAKPLSFKVGLGKVIRGWDEALLTMSKGETARLEIDPEWAYGKKGVPESKIPPNAKLIFEVELVSVD; this comes from the exons ATGGCGGCTGAGCCCACACGGGAATGGAGCGATGAGCAGCTCAAAAGTGATGATTTGTCCAAAAAAGACATAATAAAGTTCCTGCAGGACAATGCGGCCCACTCG TTCCTCAACGAGCACAAGCTGCTCGGAAACATCAAAAATGTTGCCAAAACTGCAAAGAAAGAGCAACTCATTATCGCCTACGATCAGCTCTTCGAGAGCAAA AGGTTTAAAGGCACAGAAGCAGTGGAAGAAGTGACGGAGAAGGTTAAAGCTGTGAAAGTCGAAGAAAAACCCAAAGATGTCAAGACAGAAGTTGTGGATGAG GGTCCTCCAAAGTACACCAAATCAGTGCTGAAAAAAGGCGACAAGACAAACTTCCCAAAGAAGGGCGACACTGTGAGCTGCTGGTACACCGGAACCTTAGAGGATGGGACTGTCTTTGACACCAATGTTCCCACAG GGgcgaaaaagaagaaacaggcCAAACCACTCAGCTTCAAAGTCGGCTTGGGCAAAGTCATCAGAGGA TGGGATGAGGCCCTACTGACAATGAGCAAGGGTGAAACTGCTCGATTGGAGATTGACCCTGAATGGGCTTATGGAAAGAAGGGCGTCCCTGAGTCCAA AATTCCACCCAACGCAAAGCTGATTTTCGAGGTCGAGCTGGTGTCTGTGGATTAG